A single genomic interval of Astyanax mexicanus isolate ESR-SI-001 chromosome 4, AstMex3_surface, whole genome shotgun sequence harbors:
- the LOC125801434 gene encoding gastrula zinc finger protein XlCGF49.1-like isoform X2 → MEKHQHSVKSFTKQSDLKLHQRIHTGEKPYHCSDCGKSFTEKSNLRRHQRMHTGEKPYHCSDCGKSFTQKFELKNHQRIHTGEKLYHCSDCGKSFNQQSHLKNHQRIHTGEKPYHCSDCGKNFTEQCTLKIHQRIHTGEKPYHCSDCGKSFSTQSNLKKHQRIHTGEKPYYCSDCGKSFTQQNHLQKHKCIHTGEKTIQNVFHGN, encoded by the coding sequence atggagaaacatcagcactctgtcaagagtttcactaaacagagtgatctcaaactgcatcagcgcattcacacaggagagaaaccgtatcactgctcagactgtgggaagagttttactgaaaagAGTAATCTCAGAAGACACCAGCGCatgcacacaggagagaaaccctatcactgctcagactgtgggaagagttttactcaaaagtttgagctcaaaaatcaccagcgcattcacacaggagagaaactgtatcactgctcagactgtgggaagagttttaatcaacagagtcatctcaaaaatcaccagcgcattcacacaggagagaaaccgtatcactgctcagactgtgggaagaattttactgaacagtgtactctcaaaatacaccagcgcattcacacaggagagaaaccgtatcactgctcagactgtgggaagagtttttctacacagagtaatctcaaaaaacaccagcgcattcacacaggagagaaaccgtattactgctcagactgtgggaagagttttactcaacagaatcatctccaaaaacacaagtgcattcacacaggagagaaaactatccaaAATGTGTTCcacggcaattaa